The Alphaproteobacteria bacterium HT1-32 DNA segment GACCAGTCTTGCCCTGCAAACCCTGAAAGACATGCGGCGCCTTCTTGGGTCTGCCATTCCGCTGGTCGGGGTTGGCGGCATTTCCAGCGGTCAGGATGCTTATGAACGCATTTGTGCGGGTGCGTCCCTCGTACAGCTTTACACCGCTCTCGTGTATGCGGGACCACCTCTGGTGATGGAAATCAACCGGGTGCTGGCGGAACGTCTGAAAGCGGATGGATTCACGACTATTTCTGACGCTGTCGGATCGAAATCACAGGATTAATCATCATGAACACTGCCCATCCCCGACTGCTTAACGGGCTGTCTGAACTTGCCCCGGATATTGACGGATTCGTCCTCGACCTGTGGGGCGTGATGCATGATGGCGTACAGCCTTATCCGGGTGCCATTGACTGTCTGGAGCAGATCCAGAAAGCCGGTAAACGGGCCGTGTTTCTGTCGAATGCGCCACGTCGGGTGCAGGCCGTCATCGACCACCTGACGCATCTGGGTGTCCCACGGGAGCTTTATCACGACGTGCTGTCCAGCGGGGAAGCGGCCTGGCGGGCAATCCGGGATCAGTCCGATGAGTTTGTTCGCTCACTTGGCCGGGAATGCCTGCATATTGGCCCTGACCGGGACCTGACAATGCTGGAAGGTGGCCTCATCAATCGCCGGACCACTGCCGATGGGGCCAGTTTCGCGATGATTACCGGCGCCCATAGTGCTGACTCCGTTGTTGCCGATTATCAGAGCATTCTGGATGACATGAAGAAACGCGGCCTCCCGGCAATCTGCGCCAATCCGGATCTGGAAGTGATCCGCGGCGGTAAGCGGGAAATCTGTGCCGGGGCCATTGCAGCCCGCTATGAGGAAATGGGAGGTGAGGTCCGGTATTACGGCAAGCCGCACGCCAACGTGCTCGAAGAAGCCGTCGGTATGCTTGGCGTCGACAAGTCCCGCGCCGTCATGGTGGGGGATTCATTCCGGACGGATATTGCGGCGGCCAATGCGGCAGGCGTCGGGGGCGTCTTTGTCGCCCGTGGTATTTATGCCGAACGCCTGATGATTGAACCGGGCAAGCAGCCGAAAGCCGAGGCGGTTGCCCTGATGGCAACCGAGTTCGGCGTAACGGTCGATCATGTTTTGCCGGGTCTTATTTGGCAGGCGGATCGATAACCGAGCGGAACAGCTTGAAGAACAACGGCGCGGCGATAACGACAAACAGCAGCCGCGCCA contains these protein-coding regions:
- a CDS encoding TIGR01459 family HAD-type hydrolase, yielding MNTAHPRLLNGLSELAPDIDGFVLDLWGVMHDGVQPYPGAIDCLEQIQKAGKRAVFLSNAPRRVQAVIDHLTHLGVPRELYHDVLSSGEAAWRAIRDQSDEFVRSLGRECLHIGPDRDLTMLEGGLINRRTTADGASFAMITGAHSADSVVADYQSILDDMKKRGLPAICANPDLEVIRGGKREICAGAIAARYEEMGGEVRYYGKPHANVLEEAVGMLGVDKSRAVMVGDSFRTDIAAANAAGVGGVFVARGIYAERLMIEPGKQPKAEAVALMATEFGVTVDHVLPGLIWQADR